In the Lujinxingia vulgaris genome, one interval contains:
- a CDS encoding class I SAM-dependent rRNA methyltransferase: MRYYPRVDLTQPLENVLRAGHPWIFEDALRHPELEAGDAVDVYDMHGDWLGRGIIDPQSPIRVRLWTRNPQTELDNRLLDQRIRQAIKRRPFPTADTNGFRLLNGEGDRVPGLVCDIYGDVAVLRPDGLAAERWLKPARQTISKLLPIKHWAIKRSNLHRGKLPRAEWWECEAPAETTFVEGGLTYVVDPMEGQKTGFFLDQRANRRRLAELCVGRRLLNLFGYTGAFSLAAAARGAARTTTVDLAAPAIADARRNFERNHIPAPAHGFEACDAFEYLEQFDAERAPFEVAVCDPPSFAHRHSDVPRATEAYTRIFQKLIEVMPTGSTIALASCSSHIDRGRFLNIVSAASQRAGAELVLTGTFGADVDHPTLAAFPEGDYLQFSLGTLCRD, encoded by the coding sequence ATGCGTTATTACCCCCGCGTCGATCTGACCCAACCCCTGGAAAATGTCCTGCGCGCCGGGCACCCCTGGATTTTCGAAGACGCGCTCCGCCACCCCGAGCTTGAGGCCGGCGACGCCGTCGACGTCTACGACATGCACGGCGACTGGCTGGGACGAGGTATTATCGATCCGCAGTCGCCCATCCGCGTGCGCCTGTGGACGCGCAACCCCCAGACGGAGCTCGACAACCGCCTGCTCGACCAGCGCATCCGCCAGGCGATCAAGCGCCGGCCCTTTCCCACGGCCGATACCAACGGCTTTCGCCTGCTCAACGGAGAGGGCGACCGGGTACCGGGGCTGGTGTGCGATATCTATGGCGATGTGGCCGTGCTGCGCCCCGACGGGCTGGCCGCCGAGCGCTGGCTCAAGCCCGCGCGCCAGACGATCAGTAAGCTCCTGCCCATCAAACACTGGGCGATCAAACGCTCGAATCTCCACCGCGGCAAGCTCCCGCGCGCGGAGTGGTGGGAGTGCGAGGCCCCCGCGGAGACGACATTTGTGGAGGGCGGGCTGACCTACGTGGTCGACCCGATGGAGGGGCAGAAGACGGGCTTTTTCCTCGATCAGCGCGCCAACCGCCGCCGCCTGGCCGAGTTGTGTGTGGGGCGCCGGCTGCTCAATCTTTTTGGCTACACCGGGGCGTTTTCGCTGGCGGCCGCGGCCCGCGGGGCGGCGCGCACGACCACCGTGGATCTGGCGGCGCCGGCGATCGCCGACGCCCGGCGCAACTTTGAGCGCAACCACATCCCGGCGCCGGCCCACGGCTTCGAGGCCTGCGACGCCTTTGAGTACCTGGAGCAATTCGACGCGGAGCGCGCCCCCTTTGAGGTCGCCGTCTGCGATCCGCCCAGCTTCGCCCACCGCCACAGCGACGTGCCGCGGGCGACCGAGGCCTACACGCGAATTTTCCAAAAATTGATTGAGGTCATGCCCACCGGTTCTACCATTGCCCTCGCCTCATGCAGCAGCCACATCGACCGGGGGCGTTTTTTGAACATCGTCTCGGCGGCCAGCCAGCGCGCCGGCGCCGAGCTCGTGCTCACGGGCACCTTTGGGGCCGATGTCGATCACCCCACGCTGGCGGCCTTCCCGGAGGGGGATTACCTGCAGTTCAGCCTGGGCACGCTCTGCCGCGACTGA
- a CDS encoding multiheme c-type cytochrome, which produces MSARRPGAKPLLIALAVIVFGVIAALNIEPVPAPGAPAVAPDRLENLSPAEALAAAEAFYESRPLYERPHPYTPVPEGLPDLRAETCGACHAEIYAEWQLSTHRRAWLDDAQFMEELAKSRGDHNEPGAERHDVSWMCVNCHTPLVNQLEKLVVGLEDGDIAKPIYVDNPVFDAELQLDAITCATCHVQDGVVLGPRGDSEAAPHPVARGDHLLDEENCVRCHQAEALFPEQNLGCFFTTGAEWSESEFAEQQQHCQDCHMPQTERKIAGNYDVPVRKTRHHWFGGSLIPKKPEYEAEIAPLREIFGSGASIYLEGPADDCAGDGCADARVVVLNDKAGHRFPTGDPERHVDVSARVITPDGRELAREALRIGAIFEWWPEIKLKSDNRILPGESLELGLSWEDEAPAGEGPVIVEIEAVKQRMYEEAFDFHELEGRYVRGRHFHRSRWEVAENGQVRLLSIEDDFGARQTLEPQDASTAPE; this is translated from the coding sequence ATGTCTGCACGTCGACCGGGCGCAAAGCCCCTTTTGATCGCGCTGGCCGTGATCGTCTTCGGGGTGATCGCCGCGCTCAACATCGAGCCTGTGCCCGCCCCCGGCGCTCCGGCTGTCGCCCCCGACAGGCTTGAAAACCTCTCGCCAGCAGAGGCCCTGGCCGCCGCCGAGGCTTTCTACGAGAGCCGCCCCCTCTACGAGCGCCCCCACCCCTACACCCCCGTGCCCGAGGGGCTCCCCGATCTGCGCGCCGAGACCTGCGGGGCCTGCCACGCCGAGATCTATGCCGAGTGGCAGCTCTCCACCCACCGCCGCGCCTGGCTCGACGACGCCCAGTTCATGGAGGAGCTCGCAAAATCCCGCGGCGACCACAACGAGCCCGGCGCCGAGCGCCACGACGTGAGCTGGATGTGCGTCAACTGCCACACCCCGCTGGTCAACCAGCTCGAAAAGCTGGTGGTGGGGCTGGAAGACGGCGACATCGCCAAACCGATCTACGTCGATAACCCCGTCTTTGACGCCGAATTGCAGCTCGACGCCATCACCTGCGCCACCTGCCATGTGCAGGATGGCGTGGTGCTCGGCCCCCGCGGCGACTCCGAGGCCGCGCCCCACCCTGTGGCCAGAGGCGATCACCTGCTCGACGAGGAAAACTGCGTGCGCTGCCACCAGGCCGAGGCGCTCTTCCCCGAGCAAAACTTAGGCTGTTTTTTCACCACCGGCGCCGAGTGGTCCGAGAGCGAGTTCGCCGAGCAGCAGCAACACTGCCAGGACTGCCACATGCCCCAGACCGAGCGAAAGATCGCCGGGAACTACGATGTGCCCGTGCGTAAGACCCGCCACCACTGGTTTGGCGGCTCGCTCATCCCCAAAAAGCCCGAATATGAGGCGGAGATCGCGCCGTTGCGCGAGATCTTCGGCTCCGGCGCCTCGATTTACCTGGAAGGCCCCGCCGACGACTGCGCCGGCGACGGCTGCGCCGACGCCCGGGTGGTGGTGCTCAACGATAAGGCCGGCCACCGTTTTCCCACCGGCGATCCGGAGCGCCACGTCGACGTGAGCGCCCGCGTCATCACCCCCGATGGCCGGGAGCTTGCCCGCGAAGCGCTGCGCATCGGCGCCATCTTTGAGTGGTGGCCCGAGATCAAGCTCAAGAGCGACAACCGCATCTTGCCTGGCGAGTCGCTTGAGCTGGGGCTGAGTTGGGAGGACGAAGCGCCTGCTGGCGAGGGGCCGGTGATCGTGGAGATCGAGGCCGTCAAACAGCGCATGTACGAGGAGGCCTTCGACTTCCACGAGCTCGAGGGGCGCTACGTGCGCGGGCGCCACTTCCACCGCTCCCGCTGGGAGGTGGCTGAAAACGGGCAGGTGCGCCTGCTCTCCATCGAAGACGACTTCGGCGCTCGCCAGACGCTGGAGCCTCAAGACGCGTCGACCGCCCCAGAATAA
- the rapZ gene encoding RNase adapter RapZ — translation MSEELDERSEPGAGAPRVVIVTGLSGSGKSTAIRALEDLGYFCIDNLPVPLLPKVLELAQSGPSRQEWRRLAFVVDTRDHVHLDQANATLNQLRDEGIDVQVVFLEATDDVLVRRFSETRRRHPVSEARNVPEGIRLERESLDDIRARADVVVDTSTHTVHTLKALIQERFSDDAPPPFSISVLSFGFKYGLPIECDLVFDLRFLPNPYFVEELRPKTGLDADVQQYVLGLSEAVTFLGLFQQMAEFTLPLYEREGKSYLTIGIGCTGGQHRSVAIAETITQRLANRGWNVSTRHRDLERKSR, via the coding sequence ATGTCCGAGGAGCTCGACGAACGCAGTGAACCGGGCGCCGGAGCGCCGCGCGTGGTGATCGTGACCGGGCTAAGCGGCTCGGGCAAATCCACCGCGATCCGCGCCCTCGAAGACCTGGGGTACTTCTGCATTGATAACCTGCCGGTGCCGCTCTTGCCCAAGGTGCTGGAGCTCGCGCAGAGCGGGCCTTCGCGCCAGGAGTGGCGCCGGCTGGCCTTTGTGGTCGACACCCGCGACCACGTGCACCTCGATCAGGCCAACGCCACGCTCAACCAGCTTCGCGACGAGGGGATCGACGTGCAGGTGGTCTTTCTGGAGGCCACCGACGATGTGCTCGTGCGCCGCTTCAGCGAGACTCGCCGCCGCCATCCTGTGAGTGAGGCGCGTAACGTGCCCGAGGGCATTCGGCTGGAGCGGGAGTCTCTCGACGATATCCGCGCCCGCGCCGATGTGGTCGTCGATACCTCCACGCACACCGTGCACACGCTCAAGGCCCTGATTCAGGAGCGCTTCAGCGATGATGCCCCCCCGCCCTTCTCGATCTCGGTGCTGAGCTTCGGCTTCAAGTACGGGCTGCCCATTGAGTGCGATCTGGTCTTCGATCTGCGCTTTCTGCCCAACCCGTATTTTGTCGAAGAGCTGCGCCCCAAAACCGGGCTTGATGCCGATGTGCAGCAGTATGTGCTGGGGTTGAGCGAGGCGGTGACCTTCCTGGGGCTCTTTCAGCAGATGGCCGAGTTCACGCTGCCTCTCTACGAGCGCGAGGGTAAGAGCTACCTGACCATCGGCATCGGATGCACCGGCGGGCAGCACCGCTCGGTGGCGATCGCCGAGACGATCACGCAGCGGCTCGCCAACCGGGGCTGGAATGTTTCGACCCGCCACCGCGATCTAGAGCGTAAGTCGCGTTAA
- a CDS encoding Stp1/IreP family PP2C-type Ser/Thr phosphatase, giving the protein MKLRYAGNTHVGMKRGHNEDNLRLVPEENLYIVADGMGGHASGEVASQLAVDTIAEFFQETSKDEDLTWPYKMEKGRTYEENRLGASIKLANLRIFETAKNDPSKHHGMGTTVVALCICGETIYVGHVGDSRVYRLRGEELHQVTEDHSLLNDYIKMKDLTEEEIENFPHKNVIVRALGMKETVQVDVCHEEPQHKDLYLLCSDGLNGMINDKTIRQIMVDNRDNLEVCIDKLIEAANNNGGTDNTTCVMVEVLKE; this is encoded by the coding sequence ATCAAACTGCGATACGCTGGAAACACCCACGTCGGGATGAAGCGGGGCCATAACGAAGACAACCTTCGTCTTGTGCCTGAGGAGAACCTCTACATCGTCGCCGACGGCATGGGAGGGCACGCCAGTGGCGAGGTCGCCTCACAGCTGGCCGTCGACACCATCGCCGAGTTCTTCCAGGAGACCAGCAAAGATGAAGATCTGACCTGGCCCTATAAGATGGAGAAGGGGCGTACCTACGAGGAAAACCGCCTGGGCGCCAGCATCAAACTGGCCAACCTGCGTATCTTCGAGACGGCCAAAAACGACCCGAGCAAGCACCACGGCATGGGCACCACCGTCGTCGCGCTGTGCATCTGCGGGGAGACCATCTACGTGGGTCACGTCGGCGACAGCCGCGTCTACCGGCTGCGCGGCGAGGAGCTGCATCAGGTCACCGAAGACCATTCGCTGCTCAATGACTACATCAAGATGAAAGATCTCACCGAAGAAGAGATCGAGAACTTCCCGCATAAAAACGTCATCGTGCGTGCGCTGGGCATGAAGGAGACCGTCCAGGTCGATGTCTGCCACGAGGAGCCTCAGCACAAGGATCTCTACCTGCTGTGCAGTGACGGCCTCAACGGCATGATCAACGACAAGACCATCCGTCAGATCATGGTGGATAACCGCGACAACCTGGAGGTCTGCATCGATAAGCTCATCGAGGCGGCCAACAACAACGGCGGTACCGACAACACCACGTGTGTGATGGTCGAAGTTCTCAAAGAATAA
- a CDS encoding MJ1255/VC2487 family glycosyltransferase has protein sequence MKILYGVVGEGMGHAMRSGVVLAWLLEQGHQVQVVASGRAHDYLKARVPEVDQIWGLTMAMENNEVRRLATAVDNLRGAMEGWPSNVRRYFEMAAKFEPDLVISDFESWSWLFAKVHRIPLICIDNIQLINRCWHEDHIIGEEMNAFLLAKSIVKAKCPRAAHYVITTFVEPKVRKKRTSLVPPILRPELLNARPSEGEHLLVYQTSPSFSDLPRMLAGLTRPVYIYGLRRDIKEDQRHGNLTFRPFSETQFVEDLASCAGVIGSAGFTLMGEALHLRKPYLATPVGGQFEQLLNARYLKDLGYGTYTQRMGPTDLVDFVDDLPRYREALQSYEPRDNRALFERLEELFDQAEAGLLRSRRVRWLGWEAPQ, from the coding sequence ATGAAGATTCTTTATGGCGTGGTCGGCGAGGGCATGGGTCACGCGATGCGCAGCGGCGTGGTGTTGGCCTGGCTTCTGGAGCAGGGCCACCAGGTGCAGGTCGTCGCCTCCGGGCGCGCCCACGATTATCTCAAAGCGCGCGTGCCCGAGGTCGACCAGATCTGGGGGCTGACCATGGCCATGGAGAATAACGAGGTGCGCCGGCTGGCTACCGCCGTTGATAACCTGCGCGGGGCGATGGAGGGCTGGCCGTCCAACGTGCGCCGCTACTTCGAGATGGCCGCAAAGTTTGAGCCGGATCTTGTGATCAGCGACTTCGAGAGCTGGAGCTGGCTCTTTGCCAAAGTTCATCGCATTCCGCTGATCTGCATCGATAACATTCAGCTCATCAACCGCTGCTGGCACGAAGACCACATCATTGGCGAGGAGATGAACGCGTTTCTGCTGGCCAAGTCGATCGTGAAGGCCAAATGCCCGCGGGCGGCGCATTACGTGATCACGACCTTTGTGGAGCCGAAGGTGCGCAAAAAACGCACGTCGCTGGTGCCGCCGATCTTACGCCCGGAGCTCCTCAACGCGCGGCCCTCAGAAGGGGAACACCTGCTCGTCTACCAGACCTCCCCGAGCTTTTCGGATCTTCCACGCATGCTCGCCGGGCTCACGCGTCCGGTCTACATTTACGGGCTTCGCCGCGATATCAAAGAAGATCAACGCCACGGCAACCTCACCTTTCGGCCCTTTAGTGAGACGCAGTTTGTCGAGGACCTGGCGAGCTGTGCCGGCGTCATCGGCTCGGCGGGCTTTACGCTGATGGGGGAGGCACTGCACCTGCGCAAACCCTACCTGGCCACGCCGGTGGGCGGGCAGTTTGAGCAGCTGCTTAACGCGCGCTACCTCAAAGACCTGGGCTACGGCACGTACACTCAGCGGATGGGACCGACCGACCTGGTGGATTTTGTTGATGATTTGCCCCGCTACCGCGAGGCGCTGCAGAGCTACGAGCCGCGCGATAACAGAGCGCTTTTTGAGCGGCTCGAAGAGCTCTTCGATCAAGCGGAGGCCGGGCTTTTGCGGTCGCGGCGGGTGCGTTGGCTGGGGTGGGAAGCGCCGCAGTGA
- a CDS encoding WD40 repeat domain-containing serine/threonine protein kinase: MSNLGSSSGTGQHIRALREARRQKLREQSPQHHCPSCMSVVFADEPQCLECALKAPEDGWPSLEEANDPWLGRVIDKRYLVAKPLGRGSSAAVYRAESLSISRHFAIKIISTDKGQADQIIERLNREVEALSRLRNPHIVSFYEILDLKGSYVAAIMDLISGMTLEDLVIRQGPLSVQRACALLRQIANGLYEAHQAGMIHRDLKPENMMVERLPAGDDFMHILDFGIVRLTDDSGVSMTHGFIGTPLYASPEQAMAKTVDRRSDIYSLGAILFFMLTGKPPFISNNVYSVLRMHVRQKPPRLSEAHPGRVFPEELERLVARMLAKEPSERPNDLSEVIAALDTFANSQLSSEATSSSQVGSGRMTPPSGVFGATKATVASSAEAAATSDASVAAPPAEAAEPHGFGREEHTSAATLQAFGKRQPAHTPVFSRIDTPQHHEGLKAIPAQVRYAPHESSSATAVPGALHTLRVSPAEVVASAHSGGSFVILEGAPHEAMLFDAGASSPRPLAVATASRVTALALGEDAIFAGHRDGSISRTSLDKAQTRTLFQDVRRASIASIAVSPGTKSVIAGSTSGRVYAHQPGRSSSSEWTRVRNGEAVRCVALGAGGDTAAISRRDNSVEILSLGSPRQPTAQFRTEAPVTAMALSPDNYLLAAALANHTLALFQIPTGRKLMTLPTRHLDVLALLFADGSTPTAICAVDRRVETLCFEQISAGAAAR; the protein is encoded by the coding sequence ATGTCTAACCTGGGTTCGTCCTCCGGGACAGGCCAGCACATCCGCGCATTACGCGAAGCGCGAAGGCAGAAGTTGCGGGAGCAAAGCCCCCAGCATCACTGCCCGAGCTGCATGTCGGTGGTTTTCGCCGATGAGCCGCAATGCCTGGAGTGCGCCTTGAAGGCGCCCGAGGACGGTTGGCCCTCCCTGGAAGAGGCCAACGACCCGTGGCTCGGGCGAGTGATCGACAAGCGCTACCTGGTGGCCAAACCCCTGGGACGCGGATCGTCTGCAGCGGTGTACCGGGCGGAGTCCCTCTCGATCTCGCGCCACTTCGCCATCAAGATCATTTCGACCGACAAAGGTCAGGCCGACCAGATCATCGAGCGCCTCAACCGCGAAGTCGAGGCGCTGAGCCGACTTCGCAACCCGCACATCGTCTCCTTCTACGAGATCCTCGACCTGAAGGGCTCGTACGTCGCCGCGATCATGGACCTGATCTCGGGGATGACGCTCGAGGATCTGGTGATTCGTCAGGGCCCGCTCAGCGTGCAGCGCGCCTGCGCGCTCCTGCGCCAGATCGCCAACGGTCTTTATGAGGCGCACCAGGCCGGCATGATCCACCGCGATCTCAAGCCGGAAAACATGATGGTCGAGCGCCTGCCGGCCGGCGACGACTTCATGCACATCCTCGACTTTGGCATCGTGCGCCTGACCGACGACTCCGGTGTGAGCATGACCCACGGGTTCATCGGCACGCCGCTCTACGCCAGCCCCGAGCAGGCGATGGCCAAGACCGTCGACCGGCGCAGCGACATCTACAGCCTGGGCGCGATTCTCTTCTTTATGCTCACGGGCAAGCCGCCCTTTATCTCCAACAACGTCTACAGCGTGCTGCGCATGCACGTGCGCCAGAAGCCGCCGCGCTTAAGCGAGGCGCACCCCGGGCGTGTCTTCCCCGAGGAGCTGGAGCGCCTGGTCGCGCGTATGCTGGCCAAAGAGCCCTCCGAGCGCCCCAATGACCTCTCCGAGGTGATCGCCGCGCTGGACACCTTTGCCAACTCGCAGCTCTCCTCCGAGGCGACCTCATCCTCACAGGTGGGCTCAGGGCGCATGACACCGCCCTCCGGGGTGTTCGGGGCGACCAAAGCCACGGTGGCCTCCAGCGCCGAAGCCGCGGCCACCTCCGACGCCTCAGTGGCCGCCCCGCCGGCCGAAGCCGCCGAGCCGCACGGCTTCGGGCGAGAGGAGCACACCAGCGCGGCCACCCTGCAGGCCTTTGGCAAGCGTCAGCCCGCGCACACCCCGGTCTTCTCGCGCATCGACACCCCGCAGCATCACGAAGGGCTTAAGGCCATCCCCGCCCAGGTGCGCTACGCCCCGCACGAGAGCAGCTCGGCCACGGCCGTGCCTGGCGCGCTGCACACCCTTCGGGTGAGCCCGGCTGAGGTGGTGGCAAGCGCCCACAGCGGCGGAAGTTTTGTGATCCTTGAGGGCGCTCCCCACGAGGCCATGCTCTTTGACGCCGGCGCAAGCAGCCCGCGCCCCCTGGCGGTGGCGACCGCCTCGCGCGTGACTGCGCTCGCCCTGGGCGAAGATGCGATCTTCGCCGGCCATCGCGACGGCTCCATCTCGCGCACCTCGCTCGACAAGGCGCAGACGCGCACCCTTTTTCAAGATGTTCGCCGCGCCTCGATCGCCTCGATCGCGGTGAGCCCGGGCACCAAAAGCGTGATCGCCGGCTCGACCTCCGGGCGGGTCTACGCGCATCAACCCGGGCGCTCGAGCTCCAGCGAGTGGACGCGCGTGCGAAATGGCGAGGCGGTGCGGTGTGTGGCGCTGGGCGCCGGCGGCGACACCGCCGCGATCAGCCGACGCGACAACAGCGTGGAGATCCTCTCGCTGGGCTCACCCCGACAGCCCACCGCCCAGTTCCGCACCGAAGCGCCCGTGACCGCCATGGCCCTCTCGCCAGACAACTACCTGCTGGCCGCCGCGCTCGCCAACCACACCCTGGCGCTTTTCCAGATCCCCACCGGGCGCAAGCTGATGACCCTGCCCACGCGCCACCTCGATGTGCTCGCCCTGCTCTTTGCCGACGGCAGCACGCCGACCGCCATCTGCGCGGTCGATCGCCGGGTCGAGACCCTCTGCTTTGAGCAGATCAGCGCCGGCGCCGCCGCGCGCTGA